A DNA window from Sphingopyxis macrogoltabida contains the following coding sequences:
- a CDS encoding arylesterase: MRTAGWRSYALYGCAILLCQPLAACGPAEKPAASTNEAAAANAAPAIPADAPLVIAFGDSLYAGYQLGPREGLAPQLQAALDADGVVARVQSAGVSGDTTAAGRQRLSYVLDNAKTKPALVLLGLGGNDMLRGIGPDQTRANLDAMLAELKKREIPVLLTGMVAAPNLGSDYAAKFNPIYPELAAKYDASFYPFILDNVVGKKELMLGDNIHPNAKGVTVVVDGLAPLVEDALPDAK; this comes from the coding sequence ATGCGAACGGCCGGATGGCGCTCTTACGCTCTATATGGTTGCGCGATTTTGCTTTGCCAACCACTCGCCGCCTGCGGACCCGCTGAAAAGCCGGCGGCGTCGACGAACGAAGCGGCCGCGGCGAACGCGGCGCCCGCAATCCCCGCCGACGCGCCGCTGGTCATCGCCTTCGGTGACAGCCTCTATGCGGGTTATCAGCTCGGCCCCAGGGAAGGGCTGGCGCCGCAATTGCAGGCGGCGCTGGACGCCGACGGTGTCGTCGCACGCGTCCAAAGCGCCGGGGTTTCGGGCGACACGACCGCCGCCGGGCGGCAGCGGCTGAGCTATGTCCTCGACAATGCAAAGACGAAGCCTGCGCTCGTCCTTCTCGGGCTCGGCGGCAACGACATGCTGCGCGGTATCGGTCCCGACCAGACGCGCGCCAATCTCGACGCGATGCTTGCCGAACTGAAGAAGCGCGAGATTCCCGTCCTGCTCACCGGCATGGTGGCCGCGCCCAATCTCGGCAGCGATTATGCCGCGAAGTTCAATCCCATCTATCCCGAACTGGCGGCCAAATATGACGCGAGCTTCTACCCCTTCATTCTCGACAATGTCGTGGGCAAGAAGGAGTTGATGCTCGGCGACAATATCCATCCGAACGCAAAGGGCGTGACGGTCGTCGTCGACGGCCTTGCGCCGCTGGTCGAGGACGCGCTGCCCGACGCGAAATAA
- the rlmN gene encoding 23S rRNA (adenine(2503)-C(2))-methyltransferase RlmN, with protein sequence MQIPGHIDPVTTGTVPLRGGNRIDLVGLTRDAIGGVLVEAGLDAKAAKLRAKQIWHWIYHRGVTDFEAMTDIAKTMRPWLTDRFIIGRPTVREAQVSNDGTRKWLLAAADGQEYEMVFIPDADRGTLCVSSQVGCTLNCRFCHTGTMRLVRNLGAGEIVGQVLLARDALGEWPKGTMAGFGADPEDDDANDDAAGHYTADGRMLTNIVMMGMGEPLYNFDEVKGALKIVMDGDGLALSKRRITLSTSGVVPMMARAGDEIGVNLAVSLHAVNKDVRDEIVPLNRKYGIEELLQACADYPGANNARRITFEYVMLKDKNDSDDDARELVRLIKQYKLPAKVNLIPFNPWPGAPYECSTPERVKAFSNLIFKAGISAPVRTPRGRDIMAACGQLKSAATKPTRAELDRIAEEKQAALG encoded by the coding sequence ATGCAGATTCCCGGCCATATCGACCCCGTCACGACGGGCACCGTCCCGCTGCGCGGCGGCAACCGCATCGACCTCGTCGGGCTGACCCGCGACGCGATCGGCGGAGTGCTGGTCGAGGCGGGTCTCGACGCCAAGGCGGCGAAGCTGCGCGCCAAGCAGATCTGGCACTGGATCTATCACCGCGGCGTCACCGATTTCGAGGCGATGACCGACATCGCCAAGACGATGCGCCCGTGGCTGACTGACCGGTTCATCATCGGCCGGCCGACGGTGCGCGAGGCGCAGGTGTCGAACGACGGCACGCGCAAATGGCTGCTCGCCGCCGCCGACGGCCAAGAATATGAAATGGTCTTCATCCCCGACGCCGATCGGGGAACCCTGTGCGTATCGAGCCAGGTCGGCTGCACGCTCAACTGCCGTTTCTGTCACACGGGAACGATGCGCCTCGTCCGCAACCTCGGCGCGGGCGAGATCGTCGGGCAGGTGCTGCTGGCGCGCGACGCGCTCGGCGAATGGCCGAAAGGGACGATGGCGGGCTTTGGCGCCGACCCCGAGGACGACGATGCCAACGACGATGCCGCCGGCCACTATACCGCCGACGGCCGCATGCTCACCAACATCGTGATGATGGGCATGGGCGAGCCGCTCTATAATTTCGACGAGGTCAAGGGCGCGCTCAAGATCGTCATGGACGGCGACGGGCTCGCGCTGTCGAAGCGCCGCATCACTTTGTCGACGAGCGGTGTCGTCCCGATGATGGCGCGCGCCGGCGACGAGATCGGCGTCAACCTCGCGGTGTCGCTCCACGCGGTGAACAAGGACGTGCGCGACGAGATCGTGCCGCTGAACCGCAAATATGGCATCGAGGAACTGCTGCAGGCATGCGCCGATTATCCCGGCGCGAACAATGCGCGGCGCATCACCTTCGAATATGTCATGCTGAAGGACAAGAACGACAGCGACGACGACGCGCGCGAGCTCGTCCGGCTGATCAAGCAGTATAAGCTGCCCGCGAAGGTGAACCTGATCCCGTTCAATCCCTGGCCGGGGGCGCCCTATGAATGCTCGACGCCTGAACGGGTCAAGGCGTTCAGCAACCTCATCTTCAAGGCGGGGATTTCGGCGCCGGTGCGCACCCCGCGCGGACGCGACATCATGGCCGCGTGCGGCCAGCTCAAGAGCGCCGCGACCAAGCCGACCCGTGCCGAACTCGACCGGATTGCCGAGGAAAAACAGGCTGCGCTCGGCTAA
- a CDS encoding YnfA family protein codes for MTALAYIGAALAEIAGCFAFWAWLRLDKSMWWIVPGMASLALFAWLLTLVDSDHAGRTYAAYGGVYIVSALLWLWAVEGAKPDRWDLIGAVICLGGAAIILFGPRGAAA; via the coding sequence ATGACCGCATTGGCCTATATCGGAGCGGCGCTTGCCGAAATCGCCGGTTGCTTCGCCTTCTGGGCGTGGCTGCGGCTCGACAAATCGATGTGGTGGATCGTACCGGGCATGGCCTCGCTCGCGCTGTTCGCGTGGCTGTTGACGCTCGTCGATTCCGATCATGCGGGGCGCACCTATGCCGCCTATGGCGGCGTCTATATCGTCTCCGCGCTTCTGTGGCTGTGGGCGGTCGAAGGCGCGAAGCCTGATCGGTGGGACCTGATCGGTGCCGTCATCTGCCTCGGCGGCGCGGCGATCATCCTGTTCGGGCCGCGGGGTGCCGCGGCATGA
- a CDS encoding pyridoxal phosphate-dependent decarboxylase family protein: protein MNDDIWGAAREALDRIAADRTRRETIVSIASPDEAAAFRALAAPGAGRAVAEVVGDAERIFAHRVRMDHPRFYGFIPSPASPLSLVGELLASGYNAHAGSWMQSSGPAAIEQGLIAWLAERAGLPESAGGLFVSGGSMANLTGLMLARDRMLPPEERHRGVAYVSTQTHSSVAKGLGVLGFLPEQIRKVAVDAERRLDIAALGEAIAADRAAGRLPFAVVASCGTTNTGSIDDLHAIADLAARERLWLHVDGAYGASVALSGRHRALVDGLGRADSLSWDAHKWLFQTYGCGMVLVRERRHLLESFATSAEYLQDAAAGDETPNFWDYGVELTRPARAMKLWFTLQVMGERAIGDAIDHGFMLAETLEAALGERPHWRIVSPARLGIVTFRYEPPGHDGSELDTLNTAIARRMIDDNVAAPLTTRLDDAVVLRACTISPDATADDIRAMVAELDTRAQAIAAAIRA from the coding sequence ATGAACGACGATATTTGGGGCGCCGCGCGCGAAGCGCTGGACCGGATCGCGGCCGATCGCACGCGGCGCGAAACGATCGTGTCGATCGCCTCGCCCGACGAGGCTGCCGCCTTCCGCGCGCTGGCAGCGCCGGGGGCCGGACGGGCAGTTGCCGAAGTGGTGGGCGACGCCGAACGGATCTTCGCGCACCGCGTTCGCATGGACCATCCGCGCTTCTACGGCTTTATCCCCTCACCCGCTTCGCCGCTGTCGCTGGTCGGCGAACTCCTTGCCAGCGGTTACAATGCCCATGCCGGAAGCTGGATGCAGAGCTCGGGGCCTGCCGCCATCGAACAGGGCCTGATCGCCTGGCTGGCCGAACGCGCCGGGTTGCCGGAAAGCGCGGGCGGACTGTTCGTTTCGGGCGGATCGATGGCGAACCTCACCGGGTTGATGCTGGCGCGCGATCGCATGCTGCCGCCGGAAGAGCGCCATCGCGGCGTCGCCTATGTCTCGACGCAGACGCATTCGTCGGTGGCGAAGGGGCTGGGCGTGCTGGGTTTCCTGCCAGAGCAAATCCGCAAGGTGGCGGTCGATGCCGAGCGGCGGCTCGACATCGCGGCGCTTGGCGAGGCCATCGCGGCGGATCGCGCGGCCGGCCGGCTGCCGTTCGCGGTGGTCGCAAGCTGCGGCACGACGAACACCGGCAGCATCGACGATCTGCACGCCATCGCCGACCTCGCGGCGCGCGAGCGGCTGTGGCTGCATGTCGACGGCGCTTATGGTGCATCGGTGGCCTTGTCGGGGCGTCACCGGGCGCTGGTCGACGGGCTCGGCCGCGCCGACAGCCTGTCGTGGGATGCGCACAAATGGCTGTTCCAGACCTATGGCTGCGGCATGGTACTGGTCCGCGAACGACGGCACCTGCTCGAAAGCTTCGCCACCAGCGCCGAATATCTGCAGGATGCGGCGGCGGGCGACGAGACGCCGAACTTCTGGGACTATGGCGTCGAACTGACCCGCCCGGCACGCGCGATGAAGCTGTGGTTCACGCTGCAGGTCATGGGCGAGCGTGCGATCGGCGATGCGATCGACCATGGTTTCATGCTGGCGGAGACGCTGGAAGCGGCGTTGGGGGAGCGCCCGCACTGGCGGATCGTTTCGCCCGCCCGGCTCGGCATCGTCACCTTCCGGTACGAGCCGCCGGGACATGATGGCAGCGAACTCGACACGCTCAACACGGCGATCGCGCGGCGCATGATCGACGACAATGTCGCGGCGCCGCTGACGACGCGGCTCGACGATGCCGTCGTCCTCCGCGCCTGCACGATCAGTCCGGACGCGACCGCCGACGACATCCGGGCGATGGTCGCCGAACTGGATACGCGCGCGCAGGCGATCGCAGCAGCAATCCGGGCCTGA
- a CDS encoding winged helix-turn-helix transcriptional regulator: MPTAEKISYDPNAPVDPRVETLVNELIGRVADKWTLLVLEELEDHGVCRFTELARRVPGISQKMLTQTLRQMERDGLVVRTVYPVVPPKVEYCLTELGHSLGEAFCGVWVWAEANLEKVARARMAFDARG; this comes from the coding sequence ATGCCGACCGCCGAAAAAATATCCTATGATCCAAATGCGCCGGTCGATCCGCGGGTGGAGACGCTGGTCAACGAGCTGATCGGCCGGGTCGCCGACAAATGGACCTTGCTCGTGCTCGAAGAACTGGAGGATCACGGCGTCTGCCGCTTCACAGAGCTGGCGCGGCGCGTGCCGGGCATCAGCCAGAAGATGCTGACCCAGACGCTCCGGCAAATGGAACGCGACGGGCTGGTCGTGCGGACTGTCTACCCGGTCGTGCCGCCCAAGGTCGAATATTGCCTGACCGAGCTTGGACATAGCCTCGGCGAGGCCTTTTGCGGCGTCTGGGTCTGGGCCGAGGCGAATCTGGAGAAGGTCGCACGGGCGCGGATGGCATTCGACGCGCGAGGGTAG
- a CDS encoding ABC transporter permease, with translation MLSLAALWRIARRDLATRIRGLRLLAVCLFLGVATLAAIGSLTRGITSELEVRGQTILGGDVEFSLPQRQATAAEMAAFRRTGAASATVRLRAMANDPDGDALLSELKAVDGTYPLYGTMRLDSGARRGPPPPGGIWIGKDLSSRLDLKVGDRVKFGEKPFLIDGVIAEEPDRLGEGFTLGPVAIIGLADLPATQLIQPGSLYESKYRVRLAGDANPEAVGKALTAEFPDAGWDVTDRSNGAPGTRRFIERMGQFLSLVGLAALVIAGIGVGNGVASYLAGKRPGLATLKVLGADSGTVARIYGLQILAVAAISIVLGLAVGALMPSAIGWIAGDVLPVRPGFALYPLPLAVSAAYGLLIAVAFALPPLSATRHVPAAGLYRATVDSAGRIDRRTLVAVAAAFAAIVGLAVATAREPLFALGFIGAAVGLLIVLVGLGWLVRRTASRVPRPRRPLLRLALANLHRPGAATGALVVALGLGLTLFVTLAAIQTSITAEIARTVPQRAPSFFVLDVPRDGVQRFRALVTGADAGAQINMIPALRGSVTEFRGQRVDELAELPEGAWVLRGDRGLTYSPALPNGSELVGGTWWPKDYKGPPLVSVEQEVATSLGLKLGDTLSVNVLGVEVQAKVASFRTVEWDNFGLNYVLVFSPGTFDAAPHNMVATVAVGPKAETDLARSIPRAFPSASLIQVRDVVSQVTTLLTQMSQAIAAAASIAILAGIAVLIGAIAASRERRVYDSVILKLLGATRGQILGAQGLEYAVLASILALLALGLGLAGAWYVVTQLFDFSFAPDPLIVGATLIGGAGLSFLIGIAGSWPLLSAKPAQALRSL, from the coding sequence ATGCTCTCCCTCGCCGCCCTCTGGCGCATCGCGCGGCGCGACCTTGCGACGCGCATCCGCGGGCTGCGCCTGCTCGCCGTCTGCCTGTTCCTCGGCGTCGCGACGCTCGCGGCGATCGGCAGCCTGACGCGCGGCATCACCTCCGAACTCGAGGTGCGCGGCCAGACGATCCTTGGCGGCGACGTCGAATTCAGCCTGCCGCAGCGGCAGGCCACCGCAGCCGAGATGGCGGCCTTCCGCCGCACCGGCGCTGCTTCGGCGACGGTACGGCTGCGCGCGATGGCGAACGATCCCGACGGCGACGCGCTGCTGTCCGAACTGAAGGCGGTCGACGGCACCTATCCGCTTTACGGCACGATGCGCCTCGACAGCGGCGCGCGGCGCGGCCCGCCGCCGCCGGGCGGCATCTGGATCGGCAAAGACCTTTCGTCGCGCCTCGACCTCAAGGTCGGCGACCGGGTAAAGTTCGGCGAAAAACCGTTCCTGATCGACGGCGTGATCGCTGAGGAACCCGACCGGCTCGGCGAAGGCTTCACGCTCGGCCCGGTGGCGATCATCGGGCTGGCCGACCTGCCGGCGACCCAGCTCATCCAGCCCGGCAGCCTCTACGAAAGCAAATATCGCGTCCGCCTGGCCGGCGATGCCAATCCCGAAGCGGTCGGCAAGGCGCTTACCGCCGAATTTCCCGATGCGGGCTGGGACGTCACCGATCGCAGCAACGGCGCGCCGGGGACGCGGCGCTTCATCGAACGGATGGGGCAGTTCCTGTCGCTCGTCGGGCTCGCCGCGCTGGTCATCGCCGGGATCGGCGTCGGCAATGGCGTCGCAAGCTATCTCGCGGGCAAACGGCCGGGGCTCGCGACCCTGAAGGTGCTCGGCGCCGACAGCGGCACGGTCGCGCGCATCTATGGCCTGCAGATTCTTGCCGTTGCGGCGATATCGATCGTCCTCGGACTGGCGGTCGGCGCGCTGATGCCGTCGGCAATCGGCTGGATCGCGGGCGATGTCCTGCCGGTGCGTCCGGGCTTTGCGCTCTATCCGCTGCCGCTGGCGGTCAGCGCTGCCTATGGCCTGCTGATCGCCGTTGCCTTTGCGCTGCCGCCGCTGTCGGCGACGCGCCATGTGCCCGCCGCGGGACTATACCGCGCGACGGTCGACAGTGCCGGACGGATCGACCGGCGGACTTTGGTGGCGGTGGCTGCGGCCTTTGCCGCGATCGTTGGGTTGGCGGTGGCGACAGCGCGCGAGCCGCTGTTCGCCTTGGGCTTCATCGGCGCCGCGGTCGGCCTGCTCATCGTCCTTGTCGGGCTCGGCTGGCTCGTCCGCCGCACCGCGAGCCGGGTGCCGCGCCCGCGCCGCCCCCTGCTCCGCCTCGCGCTTGCCAATCTGCATCGCCCCGGCGCCGCGACGGGCGCCCTCGTCGTCGCGCTCGGTCTCGGGCTCACCCTGTTCGTGACGCTCGCCGCGATCCAGACGAGCATTACCGCCGAAATCGCGCGCACGGTGCCGCAGCGGGCACCGAGCTTCTTCGTGCTCGATGTGCCGCGTGACGGGGTGCAGCGCTTCCGCGCGCTGGTGACCGGCGCCGATGCCGGCGCACAGATCAACATGATCCCGGCGCTGCGCGGCAGTGTCACCGAATTTCGCGGCCAGCGCGTCGACGAACTCGCCGAGCTGCCCGAAGGCGCGTGGGTGCTGCGCGGCGACCGCGGGCTGACCTATAGCCCGGCGCTGCCCAACGGCAGCGAACTGGTCGGCGGGACATGGTGGCCCAAGGATTACAAGGGCCCGCCGCTGGTCAGCGTTGAGCAGGAGGTCGCGACCTCACTTGGCCTCAAGCTCGGCGACACGCTGTCGGTCAATGTGCTGGGGGTCGAGGTGCAGGCCAAGGTCGCCTCCTTCCGCACCGTCGAATGGGACAATTTCGGGCTGAACTATGTGCTCGTCTTCTCGCCCGGCACGTTCGACGCAGCGCCGCACAATATGGTCGCGACCGTCGCGGTCGGCCCGAAAGCGGAAACCGACCTCGCGCGCAGCATCCCGCGCGCCTTCCCTTCGGCCTCGCTGATCCAGGTGCGCGATGTCGTGTCGCAGGTCACGACTTTGCTCACCCAGATGAGCCAGGCGATTGCCGCGGCGGCGAGCATCGCGATCCTCGCCGGCATTGCGGTGCTGATCGGCGCGATCGCCGCGAGCCGCGAGCGGCGCGTCTATGACAGCGTCATCCTGAAGCTGCTCGGCGCGACGCGCGGGCAGATATTGGGGGCGCAGGGCCTCGAATATGCGGTGCTCGCGTCGATCCTCGCGCTGCTCGCGCTCGGGCTCGGGCTCGCAGGGGCGTGGTATGTCGTGACGCAGCTGTTCGACTTCAGCTTCGCGCCCGACCCGCTGATCGTCGGCGCGACGCTGATCGGCGGCGCCGGCCTGTCGTTCCTGATCGGGATTGCGGGAAGCTGGCCGCTGCTCTCGGCCAAGCCCGCGCAGGCGCTGCGCAGCCTCTAG
- a CDS encoding sulfite exporter TauE/SafE family protein, producing the protein MTFGAAYVRGLTGFGMAIILVPLLGLIIPPGEAVVMGILLQLLIGPVGIGHIVADADRSTAVPIGLAAMATTPVGMFVLDMTPADIARLLITAAAVAAFVAVLLPKKPEGHQPGRVAVAGTGIASGILTGFAAMPGPPVVPFYLRRRVDPKVARASMLMIFFMTAIAGTLAALWVGIATWRLFALSLLLFLPMWLGNRVGARHFGRVPPHVWQAMVAVVLGIAAVSAVVRLLN; encoded by the coding sequence ATGACCTTTGGTGCGGCTTATGTCCGCGGGCTTACCGGCTTCGGCATGGCGATCATTCTTGTGCCGCTGCTCGGCCTGATCATCCCGCCGGGCGAGGCGGTGGTGATGGGCATATTGCTGCAATTGCTGATCGGGCCGGTGGGGATCGGGCATATCGTCGCCGACGCCGACCGTTCGACCGCCGTGCCGATCGGGCTGGCCGCGATGGCGACGACGCCGGTCGGCATGTTCGTGCTCGACATGACGCCCGCCGATATCGCGCGGCTGCTGATTACCGCGGCGGCGGTCGCCGCCTTCGTCGCAGTGCTGCTGCCGAAAAAGCCCGAAGGCCACCAGCCGGGCCGCGTGGCGGTTGCGGGGACCGGGATCGCGTCGGGTATCCTCACCGGCTTTGCCGCGATGCCGGGGCCGCCGGTCGTGCCCTTCTATCTCCGCCGCCGCGTCGACCCGAAGGTCGCACGCGCATCGATGCTGATGATCTTCTTCATGACCGCCATCGCCGGCACGCTCGCCGCACTGTGGGTCGGGATCGCGACCTGGCGGCTGTTCGCGCTGTCGCTGCTGCTCTTCCTGCCGATGTGGCTGGGCAACCGGGTGGGCGCGCGCCATTTCGGCCGCGTGCCGCCGCATGTCTGGCAGGCGATGGTCGCCGTCGTCCTCGGCATCGCCGCGGTGTCGGCAGTGGTGCGCCTGCTGAACTAG
- a CDS encoding ABC transporter ATP-binding protein, translated as MPDTRPSPELAIAAHNVTLTLGSDKAPVEILRGVDLEVAAGTSVALLGPSGSGKSSLMAVLAGLERAGGGTVRVAGLDFAAMDEDDLARARRGRIGIVLQAFHLLPTMTALENVAVPLELAGIDDPFGRAAAELEAVGLGHRLTHYPAQLSGGEQQRVAIARAMASSPAIIFADEPTGNLDTATGQSIIDLIFARRAALGATLLIITHDPELAEHCDRVVVMHDGRIEERA; from the coding sequence TTGCCCGACACCCGACCTTCGCCTGAGCTGGCGATCGCCGCCCATAATGTGACGCTGACTTTGGGGAGCGACAAGGCCCCTGTCGAAATTTTGCGCGGGGTCGACCTGGAGGTCGCGGCGGGCACATCGGTGGCGCTGCTCGGACCTTCGGGATCGGGCAAAAGCTCGCTGATGGCGGTGCTCGCCGGGCTCGAACGGGCCGGCGGCGGGACGGTCAGGGTCGCAGGGCTCGATTTCGCGGCGATGGACGAGGACGATCTGGCGCGCGCACGGCGCGGACGGATCGGCATCGTGCTGCAGGCCTTTCACCTGCTGCCGACGATGACCGCGCTCGAAAATGTCGCGGTGCCGCTCGAACTTGCGGGCATCGACGATCCGTTCGGACGCGCCGCCGCCGAACTCGAAGCCGTCGGGCTCGGCCACCGGCTGACGCATTATCCCGCCCAGCTTTCGGGCGGCGAGCAACAGCGCGTCGCGATTGCGCGCGCGATGGCGAGTTCGCCCGCGATCATCTTTGCCGACGAACCGACGGGCAATCTCGACACCGCGACGGGGCAGTCGATCATCGACCTGATCTTCGCACGGCGGGCCGCGCTCGGCGCGACGCTGCTGATCATCACCCATGATCCTGAGCTTGCCGAACATTGCGACCGTGTCGTCGTGATGCACGACGGGCGGATCGAGGAACGGGCGTGA
- a CDS encoding outer membrane protein: MKKFAVAAALLSAAVSVPAMAAEGGEARVEVRGGYVTGSGLDDATLGVAAGYDFDLGSTAFAGAEVAGDKVLKDGFDVQFSAGGRLGAKLGDAGKLYATGGYTFSDIDDPYIGAGYQHKFGTNLYGKVEYRHQFIGNFSDFDSFAAGIGFAF, encoded by the coding sequence ATGAAGAAATTCGCAGTTGCAGCCGCTCTCCTCTCGGCCGCCGTCTCCGTTCCCGCCATGGCCGCCGAAGGCGGCGAAGCTCGCGTCGAAGTGCGCGGCGGTTATGTGACCGGCAGCGGCCTCGACGACGCCACGCTCGGCGTTGCCGCCGGTTATGACTTCGACCTCGGTTCGACCGCTTTCGCCGGTGCGGAAGTCGCTGGCGACAAGGTGCTGAAGGACGGCTTCGACGTCCAGTTCTCGGCTGGCGGCCGTCTGGGCGCCAAGCTTGGTGACGCCGGCAAGCTCTATGCCACCGGCGGTTACACCTTCAGCGACATCGACGATCCGTACATCGGCGCCGGTTACCAGCACAAGTTCGGCACCAACCTGTACGGCAAGGTCGAATATCGCCACCAGTTCATCGGCAACTTCAGCGACTTCGACAGCTTTGCCGCGGGCATCGGCTTCGCGTTCTGA
- a CDS encoding Lrp/AsnC family transcriptional regulator, translating to MRKMIDLDRFDRRLLEEVRRDNLQPARILADKVGLSVSAVLRRLRRLREEKVIVADIAVVNPALTGSALTMHVLVQMQQAGPQTMDGFAREIVHHPEVTGAWDVTGDDDFLLRVQVGAMEEYDAFTRRALGEDKGVHSFTTLITIRNIIENDVARRPLRDR from the coding sequence ATGCGAAAAATGATCGATCTCGACCGATTCGACCGGCGTTTGCTGGAAGAGGTGCGGCGCGACAATCTCCAGCCTGCCCGCATTCTTGCCGACAAGGTCGGCCTGTCGGTTTCGGCGGTGCTTCGCCGGCTCCGGCGCCTGCGCGAGGAAAAGGTGATCGTTGCCGACATCGCGGTGGTCAACCCGGCGCTGACCGGGTCGGCGCTGACCATGCATGTGCTTGTCCAGATGCAGCAGGCGGGGCCGCAAACGATGGACGGCTTCGCGCGCGAGATCGTCCATCATCCCGAAGTGACGGGCGCGTGGGATGTCACCGGCGACGATGATTTCCTCCTCCGGGTCCAGGTCGGGGCGATGGAGGAATATGACGCCTTCACCCGCCGCGCGCTCGGCGAGGACAAGGGCGTCCATTCGTTCACGACGCTCATCACGATCCGCAACATCATCGAAAACGACGTCGCCCGCCGCCCGCTGCGCGACCGCTGA
- a CDS encoding SDR family oxidoreductase — translation MKTTGNTILVTGGGSGIGLALAQRWHDAGNSVIVTGRNAAKLEAAIAGRTDMHAMALDMTDPTAIAAFAAEIVAKFPALNVLVNNAGVMMYEAAGAKRDLADAETTVVTNLLGPIRLIDALINHLAVQDDAAIVNVTSGLAFVPLPKAPTYSATKAAMHSYSVALRAQLEGKVEVIELAPPAVRTDLTPGQATREAYMPLDAFADEVMALFAQQPTPAEILVQNVLPLRNAEANGNVPQVLAMLKTL, via the coding sequence ATGAAGACCACGGGCAACACCATTCTCGTCACCGGCGGCGGTTCGGGCATCGGGCTCGCGCTGGCGCAGCGCTGGCATGATGCCGGTAACAGCGTCATCGTCACCGGACGCAACGCCGCAAAGCTGGAAGCGGCGATCGCCGGGCGCACGGACATGCACGCTATGGCGCTCGACATGACCGATCCGACGGCCATCGCGGCCTTCGCCGCCGAGATCGTCGCAAAATTCCCGGCGCTCAATGTGCTCGTCAACAATGCCGGGGTGATGATGTACGAAGCGGCGGGCGCGAAACGCGACCTCGCCGATGCCGAGACGACGGTGGTCACCAATCTGCTCGGCCCGATCCGGCTGATCGATGCGCTCATCAACCATCTGGCGGTGCAGGACGATGCGGCAATCGTCAACGTCACCTCGGGCCTTGCCTTTGTGCCGCTGCCCAAGGCGCCGACCTATTCAGCGACCAAGGCGGCGATGCACAGCTATTCGGTCGCGCTGCGCGCCCAGCTCGAAGGCAAGGTCGAGGTGATCGAACTGGCGCCGCCCGCGGTGCGCACCGACCTGACCCCCGGGCAGGCGACGCGCGAGGCCTATATGCCGCTCGATGCCTTCGCCGACGAGGTGATGGCGCTGTTCGCACAGCAGCCGACGCCGGCCGAAATCCTCGTCCAGAATGTCCTGCCGCTGCGCAATGCCGAAGCGAACGGCAATGTGCCGCAAGTGCTCGCCATGCTGAAAACGCTATAG
- a CDS encoding MOSC domain-containing protein, whose protein sequence is MSYAIDAVLTGKARAFRGEEASAIAKAPVDGVLHVGFLGIDGDEQADLTVHGGVDKAIHHYPRDHYGWWSGELGDHVLLAAPGAFGENISTAGLIESEACIGDRYRLGSALVEISQGRQPCWKLGHRFGVATVPATVVTTRRSGWYYRVIEEGAVAAGDALALVERPLPGWSVERVFALLIGGAGKREPEALRLLAAMEVLATTWRGRAEKLLG, encoded by the coding sequence ATGAGCTATGCGATCGATGCGGTGCTGACCGGCAAGGCGCGCGCCTTTCGCGGCGAGGAAGCGAGCGCGATCGCCAAGGCCCCGGTCGACGGCGTCCTGCATGTCGGCTTTCTCGGGATCGACGGCGACGAACAGGCCGACCTGACGGTGCATGGCGGGGTCGACAAGGCGATCCACCATTATCCGCGCGATCATTATGGCTGGTGGTCGGGCGAACTTGGCGACCATGTCCTGCTCGCCGCGCCGGGCGCCTTCGGCGAGAATATTTCGACCGCGGGCCTGATCGAAAGCGAGGCGTGTATCGGCGACCGCTACCGGTTGGGCAGCGCGCTGGTCGAGATCAGCCAAGGCCGGCAACCATGCTGGAAGCTGGGCCATCGTTTCGGCGTGGCCACGGTGCCGGCGACCGTGGTCACGACACGGCGGAGCGGCTGGTATTACCGGGTGATCGAAGAAGGCGCCGTCGCGGCGGGCGACGCGCTGGCACTGGTCGAGCGGCCGCTGCCCGGATGGAGCGTCGAGCGGGTGTTCGCGCTGCTAATCGGCGGCGCGGGGAAGCGCGAGCCCGAGGCGCTCCGTCTGCTGGCCGCGATGGAGGTGCTGGCGACCACCTGGCGCGGGCGGGCGGAGAAACTGCTCGGTTGA